A window of Streptomyces broussonetiae genomic DNA:
GTCGGCCGCCCGGCTGACCGACGTGACCTTCTCCAGGGTGTGGATCGTGACGTTCCCGGTGCCGAGGGCGGCGGCCAGGTAGGTCTTGTCGAGGCTGCGTTTGCCGTGGTTGTTGCCGTAGATGACCTCGGCGGCGAGCGCGGACCTGGGGGCCGTACCGGCGGCCTCCTGCTGCATGTAGCCGAAGTCGTAGACGTTCGGCACGAAGGTGGTCTGCAGGCCCGCGTTGCCTGCGGCCTTGCGGGAGGTGCGGGCGAACCGGTACCACTCGGTGGACTCGAACCAGCCCGGGTCGATCGTGTTGACGCCGAGCATGGCGCGGGCGCGCGGGTAGTAGGTGCCGTACATCTCGTCGGCGTCGACGGTCGGGAACTGCTCGGCGAAGTACGACTTCACGGGGGTGACCGCCATGCCGCCGTTGACCAGGGAGCCGCCGCCGACGCCCCGGCCGACGTAGACGGACATGTTGTCGTAGTGCACACGGTCCAGGACGCCGGGGTACGAGCTGATGTCCTTGTTGACCACGTCCAGCCAGAGGAAGGTCGCGAGCGGGGCCTCGGTGCGGGTGCGGAACCACATGGAGCGCTGGTCGGGGGCGGAGGTGGAACAGAACACCTTGCCGTCGCTGCCGGCGGTGTTCCACAGCTGCCCCATCTCCAGGACGAGGGTGCGGATGCCCGCCTGTCCGAGCCGGAGGGCGGCTACGGCACCGCCGTAGCCCGAACCGACCACGATGGCCAGGGAGTTGTCGACGGCGGCCGGTTCGGCTGCGTGCGCGGACTGCAGACCGATGCGGGTGAGACCGGCCGCGGCGGCGGTCTGGAGGGCGATCATGCCCAGGATCTGACGTCTACTCAGCTGACGCTGTATCAGTTTTGCTGTCATGTGCGCAGCATGTGCGGATTCTCCGGTTCCGGCTAGCCTCTCCGGAACGTTTTAGAGAAGGGCTTTGAGCTTCTCCGCCAGCAGGTCCCAGCGCCACTTCTCCTCCACCCACTGGCGGCCCCGCTCGCCCATCCTGTGGCGCAGTTCCGGGTCCCGGAGGAGGGGGACGATGCGGTCGGCCACGGCGGTCGGGTCGCCGCCCCTGACCACCCAGCCAGTCTCGCCGTCCAGGACCGCGTCGGGGGCGCCGCCGGAGTCGCCCGCGACGACCGGCAGGCCCGTCGCCGACGCCTCCAGGTAGACGATGCCCAGCCCCTCGACGTCCAGGCCGCCACGGCGGGTGCGGCAGGGCATGGCGAAGACGTCACCGGCGCCGTAGTGGGCCGGCAGCTCGCTCCAGGGGACCGCTCCGGTGAAGCGGACCGAGGCCGCGACGCCGGTCTCGTCGGCCAGGCGGTGCAGGTCCTGCTCGTAGGGGCCGCCGCCGACGACGAGCAGCACGGTGTCGGGCTCGGCGGCGAGGACGCGGGGCATGGCCCGGATGAGGGTGTCCTGGCCCTTGCGCGGGACCAGGCGGGAGACGCAGACCACGACCGGGCGGTCGGTGAGGCCGAGGCGGGCGCGGACCACGTCACCGCCGGAGCCGGGGTGGAAGGTCTTCTCGTCGACCCCGGGCGGCAGCTGGACCATGCGACCGGCCGCCTGCGGGGTGAGGGCCGCCGCGATGCGCGAGCGCGTGTACTCCCCCAGGTAGGTGGTCGTGTCCGTCGACTCGCCGATCCTGCGCAGCAGCTGCCGGGCGGCGGGCAGCTGGGCCCAGCCCGCCTCGTGCCCGTGGGTGGTGGCCACCAGCCGCTCGGCGCCCGCCCTGCGCAGGGCGGGGGCCATGAGGCCGAGGGGTGCCGCCGCACCGAACCACACCGACGTGCAGCCGTGCTCGCGCAGCAGCCCGGTGGCGCGCCGGGTCGCCTGCGGGGTCGGCAGCAGCATCGTCGTACGGTCGCGTACGACGGTGAAGGGCTGCTCGGCGTCGAAGGTGGCGGTTGCCTCGATGCCCTCCCGGCTCCGCTTCCAGGTGGAGGCGTAGACGACCAGCCGGTCGGGGTCCAGGCGCAGGGCCATGTTGTGCAGGAACGCCTGGATGCCGCCCGGCCGGGGCGGGAAGTCGTTGGTGACGATCAGGGTCTTGTGCATCGCCGCCGACCCTACCGAACGGGACGTACCCGGCCGCGACCGAACGGGCTGCGCACGGCCGGGAGCGGCCGGGTCTGTGGCAGGTACACAGCCGGGCACGACATCATGGTCCGCGACGCGGACATCGAACCGGAACCTGACGGCAAGGGGATCACGTGGAGACCAAAGGCGCCGGGCGGTCCCTGGCATGGCTGCTCGCGACCTGGGGCGTCACCCGTCTGGTGCTGCTGCTGTTCGTCTTCCAGGTGTGGATCTTCCCGGGAGGGCTGGACGTCACCTCCGACGTGTCGGTGACCTATCGCGGCTGGTACGAGGTCCTGCGGCACGGAACGTTTCCGCTGGACGACGTGACCTGGCAGTACCCGCCCGCCGCCGCCCTGCCGATCCTCGCCCCCGCCGTCCTGCCCTTCCTGTCCTACGCGCACGCCTTCTTCATCCTCGCGTTCCTCGCCGACGCGGTCGTCCTGCACCTCCTGCTGTATCCGGCCGGGCGCCCCGGCCGGTCGCCGCG
This region includes:
- a CDS encoding GMC oxidoreductase, with protein sequence MTAKLIQRQLSRRQILGMIALQTAAAAGLTRIGLQSAHAAEPAAVDNSLAIVVGSGYGGAVAALRLGQAGIRTLVLEMGQLWNTAGSDGKVFCSTSAPDQRSMWFRTRTEAPLATFLWLDVVNKDISSYPGVLDRVHYDNMSVYVGRGVGGGSLVNGGMAVTPVKSYFAEQFPTVDADEMYGTYYPRARAMLGVNTIDPGWFESTEWYRFARTSRKAAGNAGLQTTFVPNVYDFGYMQQEAAGTAPRSALAAEVIYGNNHGKRSLDKTYLAAALGTGNVTIHTLEKVTSVSRAADGSYVLTADRIDTTGAVVETRSYSCTYLFLGGGSLGTSELLVRARDTGALPDLDSTVGAGWGTNGNTMLGRANHIWDTVGANQATMPVLGIDDWANTDNPVFAEIAPLPMGFEHWVSLYLAITKNPERASFTYDSASGTVKLGWTPAQSAVSVSMAKKLFDRINLANATIYRYDLFGGASKVFADDFCYHPLGGCVLGRATDDYGRVKGYDRLYVTDGSLVPGNIGVNPFVTITALAERTMARVLAEDTAP
- a CDS encoding glycosyltransferase family 4 protein; the protein is MHKTLIVTNDFPPRPGGIQAFLHNMALRLDPDRLVVYASTWKRSREGIEATATFDAEQPFTVVRDRTTMLLPTPQATRRATGLLREHGCTSVWFGAAAPLGLMAPALRRAGAERLVATTHGHEAGWAQLPAARQLLRRIGESTDTTTYLGEYTRSRIAAALTPQAAGRMVQLPPGVDEKTFHPGSGGDVVRARLGLTDRPVVVCVSRLVPRKGQDTLIRAMPRVLAAEPDTVLLVVGGGPYEQDLHRLADETGVAASVRFTGAVPWSELPAHYGAGDVFAMPCRTRRGGLDVEGLGIVYLEASATGLPVVAGDSGGAPDAVLDGETGWVVRGGDPTAVADRIVPLLRDPELRHRMGERGRQWVEEKWRWDLLAEKLKALL